In Cyclopterus lumpus isolate fCycLum1 chromosome 17, fCycLum1.pri, whole genome shotgun sequence, a genomic segment contains:
- the alg3 gene encoding dol-P-Man:Man(5)GlcNAc(2)-PP-Dol alpha-1,3-mannosyltransferase: protein MAGGVRKKSPGSPSALWGKLHTLWQDKHMVLFKTEYTLLVVSVLWFLEIGINVWVIQKVAYTEIDWKAYMDEVEGVINGTYDYTELKGDTGPLVYPAGFVYIFTALYYITSRGVNIRLAQYIFAAFYLITLLLVFRIYYRTKKVPPYVFFFVCCASYRIHSIFVLRLFNDPVAMMLLFAAVNLFMDGYWTLGCGLYSLAVSVKMNVLLFAPGLLLLLLSEFGLIRTIPKLSLCAVIQLLLGLPFLLENPMGYMSLAFDLGRQFMFKWTVNWRFLPEWLFLNRYFHFLLLAVHLLTLLLFALRRWKRPEESLFELLKEPSKRKTPAQKIPVDQMVLILFSSNFIGMCFSRSLHYQFYVWYFHTLPFLLWSGGVKKLAHLLRVLILGLIELSWNTYPSTNSSSAALHVCHLIILLCLWLAPPLPSAPAETQEHTPVKDKRQ from the exons ATGGCAGGAGGTGTGCGGAAGAAATCTCCGGGTTCCCCGTCAGCACTGTGGGGGAAACTTCACACGCTGTGGCAGGACAAACACATGGTCCTGTTCAAGACGGAGTACACGTTACTGGTCGTTTCCGTTCTGTGGTTCCTGGAGATCGGGATCAACGTGTGGGTCATACAGAAAGTAGCAT ACACCGAGATAGACTGGAAAGCCTACATGGATGAAGTAGAGGGAGTCATCAATGGTACCTACGACTACACCGAGCTTAAAGGAGACACCGGCCCGTTAGT GTACCCGGCTGGCTTTGTCTACATCTTCACAGCACTCTACTACATTACCAGCCGTGGGGTGAACATCCGTCTGGCGCAGTACATATTTGCTGCTTTCTACCTCATCACACTGCTGCTCGTCTTCAGGATATACTACCGCACGAAGAAG GTTCCGCCCTATGTGTTCTTCTTTGTGTGCTGTGCTTCATATCGGATACACTCTATCTTTGTGCTGCGTCTCTTTAATGACCCTGTGGCAATGATGCTGCTGTTTGCAGCTGTCAACCTCTTCATGGATGGATACTGGACTCTGGGCTGCGGCCTTTACAG TTTAGCAGTGTCTGTGAAAATGAATGTGCTCCTGTTTGCTCCGGGACTACTTTTGCTCCTCCTATCTGAGTTTGGTCTAATCAGGACAATTCCCaaactctctctgtgtgcagtcATACAG CTTTTGCTAGGTCTGCCTTTCCTCCTGGAGAATCCCATGGGTTATATGAGCCTGGCGTTTGATCTTGGCCGTCAGTTTATGTTCAAATGGACGGTCAACTGGCGCTTCCTGCCAGAATGGCTGTTCTTAAATCGttacttccacttcctcctgctGGCTGTCCACCTGCTAACCCTGCTGCTCTTTGCTCTCCGCCGTTGGAAGAG GCCAGAAGAAAGCCTCTTCGAACTCCTCAAGGAGCCAAGCAAGAGGAAAACACCTGCTCAGAAAATCCCTGTTGATC AGATGGTGCTCATTCTGTTCAGCTCTAACTTCATTGGCATGTGCTTCAGTCGTTCGTTGCACTACCAGTTCTACGTCTGGTACTTCCACACGCTGCCTTTCCTGCTCTGGAGTGGAGGAGTGAAGAAGCTGGCCCACCTGCTCAG AGTTCTTATCCTGGGTTTGATCGAGCTTTCATGGAATACCTACCCCTCTACAAACAGCAGCTCGGCCGCCCTCCACGTCTGTCatctcatcatcctcctctgtttGTGGCTGGCTCCGCCGCTGCCTTCCGCCCCAGCAGAAACACAAGAACATACACCCGTCAAGGACAAACGCCAGTGA
- the vwa5b2 gene encoding von Willebrand factor A domain-containing protein 5B1: MVGLRNCSTWEPLLLKASCIKSCANGCSLGITAHLTYANADIESVEGVFVYPLGEKEVVVGFEAVIAGRMVGVQIQSRGKLKDCCLDCCPGSGLEGHCGNGREWGCCGSSSLDMHCTNGHLILDEDLERTTFIVGTGVIGPMDIVSVIIRTTLELPTLENGAISIVYPTLLTPIVTGQMTPSKSENGGKFEETGSTSCFGATSAKQDRVLDSEQQCAYAIFTSPAANLAPYELNFQLLVRGACLLAGLESPTHALRADADPSAQSASATYITLAQEHPFDRHIEIILHLSEPHSPLVILERGRLSFSQYEEQIYSRRDFIRCTRKDSQPERKLEFVRKRYHKDILSSPVLMLNFCPDLLREPLELHKATRELLFLVDRSGSMSGTNIHHVKDAMVVALKSLPPGTMLNVVGFGTTIKPLFTSSKLCTDVTLMQALEYIQRMRADMRGTNLLGALSWVYQQPMQRSYPRQVFIITDGSISNMPKVLELVRRNTCAGRCFGLGLGPRACRRLLQGVAKLTGGTTEFLDDEERLQPKLIKSLKKAFEPVLTDVRIDWYLPENMEAFLSPNEIPPLYPGNRLIGYCTLYDMTNFKAKRTEVYVTTFFESAHRGSTGSVFGQSNDELSPPTASELMPVVTCADGTNLDEALREISREISSEFSCARNTDPGTSPGAELDRSSDVRRRIQESSYIQEQYVLTRCSLSSEQSLQTQSHSHIDASSNSDSAGGVFLPDPHSSGSVLDTGSLPQGLEKMPPGEQRSSLSRWADSAWQQSLSAETADNGAEKSGLLDGAEESRRRHKVLARSTMAARSFSSPQGELEMHRLRRALERVSFDQTLGGRLDESDGETKPPSQGTLSRRSLTDSNGLLFPASPLDWDSFTDPEYLFTAAPPEDPPPGQCRSLIHGLLSGRPVSWEVTVDLGHLWTPEGEGEEGKGGETWDEIIHQLTARSVIRDFEKMAEKESDCGHGSAKRYRMKAIQTSKHCNIICMYTAFTTTDSNTNKGLQDSMDVQNTGVHLGNSQSSQSGSRRQMVYSVGLGRRRTSRDSEEIEDTWNSTDRDDTPASPCSLTSWDSTTTGASCTRSRRSIESKSMESFFGARFPLGRLRSSISSGKQVPLKSHCLSAETEKQPEAEAPDYLPLVHLQLASGAFLLTEIYSDCVQIPLDRLKRASPYSLHRRSLSPPFRCTSPSAPSLSTLRRRHPSDRDPVTSPHDLPSSEEGSLELSVGPSQTLSHGQADSGRGSETDVCEGSSIEPSDLQGSSQLAQEDIEGSSWATAVALAWLEHRCAGYFMEWELVAAKADFWLRCQELPEGVDPAGLKGAARQLFLLLRHWDENIKFNMLCYNPNNM; encoded by the exons ATGGTGGGACTGAGGAACTGCTCTACATGGGAACCATTGCTCCTCAAGGCCTCCTGCATCAAGTCCTGTGCCAACGGCTGCTCCCTGGGCATCACTGCACACCTTACCTATGCTAACGCTGACATAGAGTCTGTAGAAG GTGTCTTTGTGTACCCTCTCGGGGAGAAGGAGGTTGTGGTAGGCTTTGAAGCTGTGATTGCGGGCCGCATGGTGGGGGTCCAGATACAGAGCCGAGGGAAGCTGAAGGACTGCTGTTTGGATTGCTGTCCTGGATCTGGTCTTGAAGGGCACTGTGGGAATGGCCGGGAGTGGGGCTGCTGTGGGAGCTCCAGCCTTGACATGCACTGCACCAATG GACATCTCATCCTGGACGAAGACCTTGAAAGAACCACCTTCATCGTGGGCACAGGCGTCATTGGCCCCATGGATATAGTATCTGTTATCATAagaaccacactagaactcccCACATTAGAAAATGGAGCAATCAGCATTGTCTACCCCACATTGCTGACACCAATCGTCACTGGCCAGATGACTCCAAGCAAGAGTGAAAATGGGGGAAAATTTGAAGAAACTGG ATCAACCAGCTGTTTTGGTGCCACCTCAGCAAAGCAAGACCGGGTCCTAGACTCTGAGCAGCAGTGTGCCTATGCCATCTTCACCAGTCCAGCTGCTAACCTGGCACCTTATGAACTAAACTTCCAGCTACTGGTCAGAGGGGCCTGCCTACTGGCCG GTTTGGAGAGCCCCACTCACGCTCTGAGGGCAGATGCAGACCCCAGTGCCCAAAGTGCCTCTGCAACCTACATCACCTTGGCACAGGAGCATCCATTTGACCGACACATAGAGATCATTCTGCACCTCAGTG AACCTCACAGCCCATTGGTCATATTAGAAAGAGGCAGGCTTTCATTCAGCCAGTATGAAGAGCAGATCTACTCCCGTCGGGATTTCATTCGCTGCACTCGCAAAGATTCACAACCCGAGAGAAAG CTGGAGTTTGTGAGGAAGCGATACCACAAGGACATTCTGAGCAGCCCCGTCTTGATGCTCAATTTCTGTCCCGACTTGCTGCGTGAACCTCTGGAGCTGCACAAAGCCACCAGAGAACTGTTGTTCCTTGTAGACCGCAGTGGCAGCATGAGTGGCACTAACATCCACCATGTAAAG GATGCCATGGTGGTGGCATTGAAGAGTCTCCCTCCTGGCACCATGCTCAACGTTGTGGGCTTTGGTACCACCATCAAGCCTCTGTTCACCTCCAGCAAGCTCTGCACTGAT GTCACTCTAATGCAAGCATTAGAGTACATCCAGAGGATGAGAGCTGACATGCGAGGCACCAACCTGCTGGGGGCGCTATCCTGGGTGTACCAGCAGCCAATGCAGCGCTCATATCCTCGCCAGGTCTTCATTATCACAGATGGATCCATCAGCAATATGCCTAAAGTGCTGGAGCTGGTTCGAAGAAACACATGCGCTGGCAG ATGCTTTGGCCTAGGCCTTGGTCCTCGAGCATGCAGGAGACTCTTGCAGGGCGTTGCCAAACTGACAGGAGGGACGACAGAGTTCTTGGATGATGAGGAGAGACTTCAGCCCAAG TTAATAAAGTCTCTGAAAAAGGCCTTTGAACCTGTGCTGACTGACGTACGGATTGACTGGTATCTGCCAGAAAACATGGAAGCTTTTCTTTCACCCAATGAAATCCCTCCGCTCTACCCTGGGAATCGTCTAATCGGATATTGCACTCTATATGATATGACGAATTTCAAAGCAAAAAGGACAGAGGTATACGTAACTACATTCTTTGAAA GTGCACATCGTGGCTCCACGGGTTCAGTTTTTGGACAGTCAAATGATGAGCTTTCACCTCCCACGGCCTCCGAGTTAATGCCTGTGGTGACATGTGCCGATGGCACCAACCTGGATGAGGCACTGAGGGAGATTTCCAGGGAAATCTCCTCTGAGTTCTCCTGCGCCAGAAACACAGACCCTGGAACCAGCCCAG GTGCGGAGCTAGACCGGTCCAGTGACGTGAGGAGGAGGATCCAGGAGAGCTCATATATCCAGGAGCAGTATGTCCTTACTCGCTGCTCCCTCAGTAGTGAGCAGAGTCTACAAACACAGTCCCACTCACACATAGACGCCTCGTCCAACTCTGACTCTGCAGGCGGGGTCTTTCTCCCTGACCCTCACTCCTCTGGTTCAGTGCTGGATACTGGTTCTCTACCCCAAGGCCTTGAAAAGATGCCCCCTGGAGAACAGAGATCATCCCTGTCTCGGTGGGCAGACTCTGCATGGCAGCAAAGCCTCTCAGCAGAAACCGCTGATAACGGGGCAGAAAAG AGTGGGCTTCTGGATGGAGCCGAGGAGTCTCGTAGGAGACATAAAGTACTTGCCCGTTCAACCATGGCAGCACGGAGTTTCTCGTCCCCCCAGGGCGAGCTGGAGATGCATCGCCTAAGGAGAGCTCTGGAGAGGGTCTCCTTTGACCAAACGCTAGGAGGGAGACTGGACGAAAGCGATGGGGAGACAAAGCCCCCATCACAAGGCACACTGTCCCGTCGAAGCCTCACTGACTCGA ATGGACTCCTGTTCCCTGCTTCTCCTTTGGACTGGGACAGCTTCACAGACCCAGAGTACCTTTTTACTGCTGCACCACCGGAGGATCCTCCACCAGGTCAATGCCGCTCGCTCATTCACGGCCTGTTGAGCGGAAGACCTGTGTCCTGGGAGGTCACCGTGGACCTGGGGCACCTCTGGACCCCTGAGG gggaaggggaagaaggaaaaggaggggaAACATGGGATGAGATCATTCACCAACTGACTGCTCGCTCAGTTATTAGGGACTTCGAGAAAATGGCCGAGAAGGAGAGCGACTGTGGACATG GTTCAGCAAAGCGATACCGCATGAAGGCTATCCAGACCAGTAAGCATTGTAACATCATCTGCATGTACACAGCCTTCACTACCACTGATAGCAACACCAACAAAGGCTTGCAGGACAGCATGGACGTCCAAAACACAG gggtgcaTTTGGGGAACAGCCAGAGTTCCCAATCAGGTAGTCGCAGACAGATGGTGTATTCTGTTGGTTTAGGCAGACGGCGCACCAGCAGAGACAGCGAAGAGATCGAGGACACCTGGAACTCTACAG ACAGAGATGACACCCCTGCCTCACCCTGTAGCCTTACATCCTGGGACTCTA CTACAACAGGCGCCTCGTGCACTCGTTCACGGCGATCTATCGAGAGCAAGTCAATGGAGAGCTTCTTTGGCGCCAG ATTTCCACTAGGCAGACTCAGGTCCTCCATTTCATCAGGAAAGCAGGTTCCTCTCAAATCccactgtctgtctgcagaaACTGAGAAACAACCTGAAGCTGAAGCTCCAGACTACCTGCCGTTG GTGCATCTGCAGCTGGCATCAGGAGCTTTTCTACTGACAGAGATCTACTCTGACTGTGTCCAGATCCCCCTGGACCGCCTGAAAAGGGCTTCCCCCTACAGCCTGCACCGTCGCAGTCTCAGCCCACCATTTCGCTGCACATCTCCCAGTGCTCCATCTTTATCCAC GCTACGCCGAAGACACCCGTCTGACCGAGACCCTGTCACCTCACCCCATGACCTCCCCAGCTCTGAGGAGGGCTCCTTGGAGCTATCTGTTGGACCATCTCAGACACTGAGCCACGGCCAGGCAGATAGTGGCCGTGGATCAGAGACAGATGTATGTGAAGGATCCTCAATAGAGCCATCTGATCTCCAAGGGAGCAGCCAGTTGGCTCAAGAGGACATCGAGGGCTCGAGCTGGGCCACAGCTGTGGCTCTAGCCTGGCTCGAGCACCGTTGTGCCGGCTACTTCATGGAGTGGGAGCTGGTGGCAGCAAAAGCAGACTTCTGGCTGCGCTGCCAGGAGCTGCCTGAGGGAGTGGACCCGGCAGGGCTGAAGGGAGCTGCCAGACAGCTGTTCCTGCTGCTCCGCCACTGGGACGAGAACATCAAGTTCAACATGTTGTGTTATAACCCTAATAATATGTGA